The following are encoded in a window of uncultured Pseudomonas sp. genomic DNA:
- the nuoM gene encoding NADH-quinone oxidoreductase subunit M, translating into MILPWLILIPFIGGLLCWLFERFGNVLPRWIALLTMGLLFALGLWLWATGDFSLAPAPGNGPGAAPQWAAEFQLPWIERFGISIHLALDGLSVLMISLTGLLGVLSVLCSWSEIQKRVGFFHLNLMWILGGVVGVFLAVDLFLFFFFWEMMLVPMYFLIALWGHSGSDGKTRITAATKFFIFTQASGLIMLLAILGLVFVHFEQTGVLTFNYADLLQTKMSAGTEYILMLGFFIAFAVKFPVVPFHSWLPDAHAQAPTAGSVDLAGILLKTAAYGLLRFALPLFPNASAEFAPIAQWLGVFAIIYGALLSFAQTDIKRLVAYSSVSHMGFVLIAIYSASEIALQGAVVQMLAHGLSAAALFILCGQLYERLHTRDMREMGGIWARMPWLPALSLFFAAAALGLPGTGNFVGEFLILLGSFQGAPWVTVVAATGLVFGSVYALIMIHRAYFGPAKADSALPGLQLRELSMVLGLAVLLILLGVYPQPVLDTSAASMQGVQQWLGNALNQPVLAR; encoded by the coding sequence ATGATTCTGCCTTGGCTAATCCTGATCCCCTTTATCGGCGGCCTGCTGTGCTGGCTGTTCGAGCGCTTCGGCAATGTTCTGCCACGCTGGATTGCCTTATTAACCATGGGCCTGTTGTTTGCTCTAGGCCTGTGGCTGTGGGCCACGGGTGACTTCAGCCTGGCGCCTGCTCCTGGTAATGGGCCGGGCGCGGCGCCGCAGTGGGCGGCCGAGTTTCAGCTGCCGTGGATCGAGCGTTTCGGTATCAGCATTCACCTGGCGCTGGATGGCCTGTCGGTGCTGATGATCAGCCTCACCGGCCTGCTCGGCGTGCTCTCGGTATTGTGCTCGTGGAGCGAGATCCAGAAGCGTGTTGGCTTCTTTCACCTCAACCTGATGTGGATTCTCGGTGGCGTGGTCGGCGTGTTTCTCGCGGTCGACCTGTTCCTGTTCTTCTTCTTCTGGGAAATGATGCTGGTGCCGATGTACTTCCTCATCGCGCTCTGGGGTCATAGCGGCAGTGACGGCAAGACGCGTATTACCGCGGCCACCAAGTTCTTTATCTTCACCCAGGCCAGCGGCCTGATCATGTTGCTGGCGATTCTCGGCCTGGTGTTTGTGCACTTCGAGCAGACCGGCGTGCTGACGTTTAACTACGCCGACCTGCTGCAAACCAAGATGAGCGCCGGCACCGAATACATCCTGATGCTCGGTTTCTTTATCGCCTTTGCGGTGAAGTTCCCGGTGGTGCCGTTCCACTCCTGGCTGCCGGATGCCCACGCCCAGGCGCCGACGGCCGGTTCGGTGGACCTGGCCGGCATCCTGCTGAAAACCGCGGCGTATGGCCTGCTGCGCTTTGCCCTGCCGCTATTCCCCAATGCCTCGGCGGAGTTTGCCCCGATCGCCCAGTGGCTCGGGGTGTTCGCCATCATTTATGGCGCGCTGCTGTCGTTCGCGCAGACCGACATCAAGCGCCTGGTGGCCTACTCCAGCGTGTCGCACATGGGCTTTGTGCTGATCGCGATTTATTCCGCCAGCGAGATCGCCCTGCAGGGCGCGGTGGTGCAGATGCTCGCCCACGGCTTGTCGGCGGCGGCGCTGTTTATCCTCTGCGGCCAGCTGTATGAGCGCCTGCACACCCGCGACATGCGCGAAATGGGCGGTATCTGGGCGCGTATGCCTTGGCTACCGGCGCTCAGCCTGTTCTTCGCCGCGGCGGCGCTGGGTCTGCCGGGCACAGGCAACTTTGTTGGTGAGTTTCTGATTCTGCTCGGCAGCTTCCAGGGCGCACCGTGGGTCACCGTGGTGGCCGCCACCGGCCTGGTGTTTGGCTCGGTGTACGCGCTGATCATGATTCACCGTGCCTACTTCGGCCCGGCCAAGGCGGATAGCGCATTGCCTGGTTTGCAGCTACGCGAGTTGAGTATGGTGCTTGGCCTCGCCGTGCTGCTGATCCTGCTGGGGGTTTACCCGCAACCGGTGCTCGATACCTCCGCTGCCAGCATGCAAGGCGTGCAGCAGTGGCTGGGTAACGCCCTCAATCAACCTGTTCTGGCCCGGTGA
- the nuoN gene encoding NADH-quinone oxidoreductase subunit NuoN — protein sequence MQLTTQHFIALLPLLITSATVVLVMLAIAWKRHHTLTFGLSVLGLNLALLSLLPALEVTPIQVTPLLLVDKFACYYMALVLAATLACVTLTHAYLGGESGKGYPGNREELYLLMLLSAAGGLVLVSAQHLAGLFIGLELLSVPTYGMIAYAFFNKRSLEAGIKYMVLSAAGSAFLLFGMALLYAESGSLTFAGIGAQLAADGLPSMLAQLGVGMMLIGLAFKLSLVPFHLWTPDVYEGAPAPVAAFLATASKVAVFAVLLRLYQMSPAMAGGWLNELLTLIAIASIIFGNLLALLQNNLKRLLGYSSIAHFGYLLVALIASKGLAVEAVGVYLATYVLTSLGAFGVITLMSTPYSGRDADALFEYRGLFWRRPYLTAVLTVMMLSLAGIPLTAGFIGKFYVVAAGVQSQQWWLLAALVIGSAIGVFYYLRVMVTLFMAEPNMHRHDAPFDWAQRAGGIMLLVVAVLAFFLGVYPQPLLELVQQAGLVALVP from the coding sequence ATGCAACTGACGACTCAACATTTCATCGCGCTGCTGCCGTTGCTGATCACCAGCGCCACCGTGGTGCTGGTGATGCTGGCCATCGCCTGGAAGCGCCACCACACCCTGACCTTTGGCCTGTCGGTGCTGGGCCTCAACCTGGCGCTGCTGTCGCTGCTGCCGGCGCTTGAAGTCACGCCCATTCAGGTCACGCCGCTGTTGCTGGTGGATAAGTTCGCCTGCTATTACATGGCGCTGGTGCTGGCCGCGACCCTGGCCTGCGTCACCCTGACCCATGCCTATTTGGGCGGTGAGTCCGGTAAGGGCTATCCGGGCAACCGTGAAGAGCTGTACCTGCTGATGCTGCTCTCTGCTGCCGGTGGCCTGGTGCTGGTCAGCGCGCAGCATCTGGCCGGGCTGTTTATCGGCCTGGAGCTGCTGTCGGTGCCGACCTACGGCATGATCGCCTACGCCTTCTTCAACAAACGCTCGCTGGAAGCCGGCATCAAGTACATGGTGTTGTCGGCCGCAGGCAGCGCGTTTTTGCTGTTTGGCATGGCGCTGCTGTATGCCGAATCGGGCAGCCTGACTTTCGCCGGTATCGGTGCCCAGTTGGCCGCCGATGGTCTGCCGAGCATGCTCGCGCAGTTAGGCGTGGGCATGATGCTGATCGGCCTGGCCTTCAAGCTATCGTTGGTGCCGTTCCATCTGTGGACGCCGGATGTCTACGAAGGCGCGCCAGCGCCGGTGGCAGCGTTTCTCGCCACGGCCAGCAAGGTGGCGGTATTTGCCGTGCTGCTGCGCCTGTATCAGATGTCGCCGGCGATGGCGGGCGGCTGGTTGAATGAGCTGCTGACGCTGATCGCCATTGCCTCGATCATCTTCGGCAACCTGCTGGCGCTGTTGCAGAACAACCTCAAGCGCCTGCTCGGTTATTCCTCCATCGCCCACTTCGGCTACCTGCTAGTGGCGCTGATCGCCAGCAAAGGCCTGGCCGTGGAAGCGGTGGGTGTGTACCTGGCGACCTATGTGCTGACCAGTCTCGGCGCCTTCGGCGTGATCACCCTGATGTCCACGCCCTACAGTGGCCGCGATGCGGATGCCTTGTTTGAATACCGTGGCTTGTTCTGGCGCCGTCCCTACCTGACGGCCGTGCTCACGGTGATGATGCTGTCGCTGGCGGGTATTCCGCTCACGGCTGGTTTTATCGGCAAGTTCTACGTGGTCGCCGCTGGCGTGCAGTCGCAGCAGTGGTGGCTGCTCGCTGCGCTGGTGATCGGCAGCGCCATTGGCGTGTTTTATTACCTGCGGGTGATGGTCACCCTGTTTATGGCCGAGCCCAACATGCATCGCCACGATGCACCGTTTGACTGGGCGCAGCGCGCCGGCGGCATCATGTTGCTGGTGGTGGCCGTGCTAGCCTTCTTCCTTGGGGTGTACCCGCAACCGCTGCTGGAGTTGGTGCAGCAGGCCGGGCTGGTGGCATTGGTACCGTAA
- a CDS encoding SDR family oxidoreductase codes for MRKTLLIAGCGDVGSRLGQQLNTAGWTVYGLRRSVALLPEGIRPVAGDLHADACPAAWPSEPLDYLVYCAAATERDEAGYRAAYVDGLRRVLDWLAQHGQRPKRLLFVSSSGVYGQLQGEWVDESSPAEAESYSGRIMREAEQVALHSGLPASVIRLTGLYGPGREWLLKQVRQGYRVVSEPPLYANRIHVDDAAGLLAYLLQADARGVALDDCYIGVDDQPAPLHEVVAWLREQLAVEHWSETATVRRAGSKRCSNARAKALGWQPRYPSYREGYWEILQQL; via the coding sequence ATGCGTAAAACACTCTTGATTGCTGGCTGTGGTGATGTCGGTAGCCGTCTGGGCCAGCAGCTGAACACGGCGGGCTGGACTGTGTATGGCCTGCGCCGCTCGGTGGCGTTGCTGCCTGAAGGCATTCGCCCGGTTGCCGGTGATCTGCATGCAGACGCCTGCCCAGCTGCCTGGCCGAGCGAACCGCTGGATTACCTGGTGTATTGCGCTGCGGCTACCGAGCGCGATGAGGCGGGCTATCGCGCCGCTTATGTTGACGGTTTGCGCCGGGTCCTCGACTGGTTGGCGCAACACGGCCAGCGGCCCAAGCGCCTGCTGTTTGTTTCCAGTAGCGGCGTATACGGTCAGTTGCAGGGCGAATGGGTCGATGAAAGCTCGCCGGCTGAAGCCGAGAGCTATTCCGGGCGAATCATGCGTGAAGCTGAGCAAGTGGCCTTGCACAGCGGGCTGCCGGCCAGCGTGATACGCCTTACCGGGCTTTATGGGCCGGGCCGCGAATGGCTGCTCAAGCAGGTACGCCAGGGTTATCGGGTGGTTAGCGAGCCGCCGCTGTATGCCAATCGCATTCATGTTGATGATGCGGCTGGGCTATTGGCCTATCTACTGCAGGCCGATGCCCGTGGGGTGGCGCTGGATGACTGCTATATCGGCGTTGATGATCAGCCGGCACCGCTGCACGAGGTGGTGGCCTGGTTGCGCGAGCAGTTGGCTGTCGAGCACTGGTCCGAGACCGCCACTGTGCGCCGCGCCGGCAGCAAGCGTTGCAGCAACGCTCGCGCCAAAGCCCTAGGCTGGCAGCCGCGGTACCCGAGTTATCGCGAAGGCTATTGGGAGATTCTGCAGCAGTTGTAG
- a CDS encoding RidA family protein: MSKSVITSDKAPAAIGTYSQAIKAGNTVYMSGQIPLDPKTMELVEGFEAQTVQVFENLKSVAEAAGGSFKDIVKLNIFLTDLSHFATVNEVMGRYFEQPYPARAAIGVAALPRGSQVEMDAILVLE; the protein is encoded by the coding sequence ATGAGCAAGAGCGTTATCACCAGCGACAAGGCCCCGGCCGCTATCGGCACTTACTCCCAGGCAATCAAGGCAGGCAATACCGTCTACATGTCCGGGCAGATTCCGCTGGATCCAAAAACCATGGAACTGGTGGAAGGCTTCGAAGCCCAGACCGTGCAGGTGTTCGAGAACCTCAAGTCCGTCGCTGAAGCGGCTGGCGGCTCGTTCAAGGACATCGTCAAACTGAACATCTTCCTGACTGACCTGTCGCACTTCGCCACGGTCAATGAAGTCATGGGCCGTTACTTCGAGCAGCCTTACCCAGCTCGCGCCGCCATCGGCGTTGCCGCTCTGCCGCGTGGTTCGCAGGTGGAAATGGACGCGATTCTGGTACTCGAATAA
- the spoT gene encoding bifunctional GTP diphosphokinase/guanosine-3',5'-bis pyrophosphate 3'-pyrophosphohydrolase yields MPSIDVLAGRLSTYLDDDQVNLVRRAYFYAEQAHDGQRRRSGEAYVTHPLAVAWILADMHMDHQSLMAAMLHDVIEDTGIAKEALDTQFGESVAELVDGVSKLTQMNFETKAEAQAENFQKMAMAMARDIRVILVKLADRLHNMRTLEVLSGEKRRRIAKETLEIYAPIANRLGMHSMRVEFEDLGFKAMHPMRSERIRAAVKRARGNRKEIVNKIEESILHCLAREGMEGEVSGREKHLYGIYQKMRGKRRAFNEIMDVYAFRIVVDKVDTCYRVLGAVHNLYKPLPGRFKDYIAIPKANGYQSLHTTLFGMHGVPIEIQIRTREMEELANNGIAAHSLYKSNEEDLPKGSHARARQWVKGVLEMQQRAGNSLEFIESVKIDLFPDEVYVFTPKGRIMELPKGSTAVDFAYAVHTDVGNTCIACRINRRLAPLSQALESGSTVEIVSAPGARPNPAWLNFVVTGKARTHIRHALKLQRRSESISLGERLLNKVLASFNSHIERLAPERVQAVLAEYHQDVLEDLLEDIGLGNRMAYVVARRLLSDSGEALPSSEGPLAIRGTEGLVLSYAKCCTPIPGDPIVGHLSAGKGMVVHLDSCKNIGEIRHNPEKCIQLSWAKDVTGEFNVELRVELEHQRGLIALLAGSVNAADGNIEKISMDERDGRISVVQLVVSVHDRVHLARVIKKLRGLIGVIRITRARG; encoded by the coding sequence ATGCCGAGCATAGACGTCCTCGCCGGCAGACTTTCGACCTACCTCGACGACGACCAGGTTAACTTGGTCCGTCGCGCCTACTTCTACGCCGAACAAGCCCACGACGGCCAACGCCGCCGCAGCGGCGAAGCCTACGTCACCCACCCTCTGGCTGTGGCGTGGATCCTGGCAGACATGCACATGGACCATCAGAGCCTGATGGCTGCGATGCTGCATGACGTGATCGAAGACACCGGCATCGCCAAGGAAGCACTGGACACCCAGTTTGGCGAATCCGTGGCCGAGTTGGTCGACGGGGTCAGCAAACTGACCCAGATGAACTTCGAAACCAAGGCCGAGGCGCAGGCGGAAAACTTCCAGAAGATGGCCATGGCCATGGCCCGCGATATCCGCGTGATCCTGGTCAAGCTGGCCGATCGTCTGCACAACATGCGCACCCTGGAGGTGCTGTCCGGCGAAAAGCGCCGGCGCATCGCCAAAGAAACCCTGGAAATCTACGCGCCAATTGCCAACCGCCTGGGCATGCACAGCATGCGCGTCGAGTTCGAAGACCTGGGCTTTAAAGCCATGCACCCGATGCGCTCCGAGCGTATCCGCGCAGCGGTCAAGCGCGCTCGGGGCAACCGCAAGGAAATCGTCAACAAGATCGAAGAATCGATCCTCCATTGCCTGGCTCGCGAAGGCATGGAAGGCGAGGTGTCGGGCCGCGAGAAGCACCTCTACGGCATCTACCAGAAAATGCGCGGCAAGCGCCGGGCGTTCAACGAAATCATGGACGTTTACGCCTTCCGCATTGTCGTTGACAAGGTCGACACCTGTTACCGCGTACTCGGTGCCGTGCACAACCTGTACAAGCCCCTGCCCGGCCGCTTCAAGGACTACATCGCGATACCCAAGGCCAACGGCTACCAGTCGCTGCACACCACGCTGTTCGGCATGCACGGCGTACCGATCGAGATCCAGATCCGTACCCGCGAGATGGAAGAGCTGGCCAACAACGGCATCGCCGCGCACTCGCTGTACAAATCCAACGAGGAAGACCTGCCCAAGGGCAGCCACGCCCGCGCGCGGCAATGGGTCAAAGGCGTGCTGGAAATGCAGCAGCGCGCCGGCAACTCGCTGGAGTTTATTGAGAGCGTGAAGATCGACCTGTTCCCGGACGAGGTCTACGTGTTCACGCCCAAGGGGCGCATCATGGAGCTGCCGAAAGGCTCCACGGCGGTCGACTTCGCCTACGCGGTGCACACCGACGTCGGCAATACCTGCATTGCCTGCCGCATCAACCGCCGCCTGGCACCGCTGTCGCAAGCCCTGGAAAGCGGCTCGACAGTGGAAATTGTCAGCGCACCGGGCGCTCGGCCAAACCCGGCCTGGTTGAACTTCGTGGTCACGGGCAAGGCCCGCACGCATATTCGCCATGCGCTGAAACTGCAGCGCCGTTCAGAGTCCATCAGCCTAGGCGAACGCCTGTTGAACAAGGTCCTCGCCAGCTTCAACAGCCACATCGAGAGGCTCGCGCCGGAACGCGTGCAGGCCGTACTCGCCGAATACCATCAGGATGTGCTCGAAGACCTGCTCGAAGACATCGGCCTGGGCAACCGCATGGCCTATGTGGTGGCGCGCCGCCTGCTCAGCGACAGCGGCGAAGCCCTGCCAAGCAGCGAAGGCCCGCTGGCCATTCGCGGCACCGAGGGCCTGGTGTTGAGCTATGCCAAGTGTTGCACGCCGATTCCGGGCGATCCGATTGTCGGCCATCTGTCTGCCGGCAAAGGCATGGTGGTGCACCTGGACAGCTGCAAGAACATCGGCGAGATCCGCCACAATCCAGAAAAATGCATCCAGCTGTCCTGGGCCAAGGATGTCACCGGCGAATTCAATGTCGAATTGCGCGTCGAACTGGAGCACCAGCGCGGCCTGATTGCCCTGCTGGCCGGCAGCGTCAATGCCGCCGATGGCAATATCGAGAAAATCAGCATGGACGAGCGCGACGGCCGCATCAGCGTGGTTCAGTTGGTAGTCAGCGTGCACGACCGTGTGCACCTGGCCCGCGTGATCAAGAAGCTGCGCGGCCTGATTGGGGTCATCCGCATCACCCGCGCCCGCGGCTGA
- the rpoZ gene encoding DNA-directed RNA polymerase subunit omega yields the protein MARVTVEDCLDHVDNRFELVMLATKRSRQLATGGKEPMLAWENDKPTVVALREIAAGLMSYDVIAQEEIVEEEPLFAAFEEEANEPL from the coding sequence ATGGCTCGCGTTACCGTCGAAGATTGCCTGGATCACGTTGATAACCGCTTCGAGCTGGTCATGCTCGCTACCAAGCGCTCACGCCAACTGGCTACCGGTGGCAAAGAGCCGATGCTGGCTTGGGAAAACGACAAGCCAACCGTGGTCGCGCTGCGTGAAATCGCCGCGGGCCTGATGAGCTATGACGTCATCGCCCAAGAGGAAATCGTTGAGGAAGAGCCGCTGTTTGCCGCATTCGAGGAAGAGGCTAACGAGCCTCTGTAA
- the gmk gene encoding guanylate kinase, with protein MSITTGTLYIISAPSGAGKTSLVKALIDSEAQIRVSVSHTTRAMRPGEVDGVNYHFASREQFHAMLDKTEFLEHAEVFGNLYGTSQEWVKQTLRDGFDLILEIDWQGAQQVRRLMPEAKSIFILPPTQEALRHRLTNRGQDSGEIIEQRMREAVSEMSHYVEYDYLLINDDFAHALSDLKAIFRANRLLQSPQQQRHSGLLSELLV; from the coding sequence ATGAGCATAACCACCGGTACCCTGTACATCATTTCTGCCCCCTCCGGCGCGGGCAAGACCAGTCTGGTCAAGGCGCTGATCGACAGCGAAGCGCAGATTCGCGTGTCCGTCTCGCACACCACGCGCGCCATGCGCCCGGGTGAAGTGGACGGCGTGAACTACCACTTCGCCAGCCGCGAGCAGTTTCACGCCATGCTCGACAAAACCGAGTTCCTTGAGCACGCGGAAGTCTTCGGCAACCTCTACGGCACCTCACAGGAATGGGTTAAACAAACCCTGCGCGACGGCTTCGACCTGATCTTGGAGATCGACTGGCAAGGCGCGCAACAGGTACGCCGCTTGATGCCAGAGGCCAAATCGATCTTTATTCTGCCGCCAACCCAAGAAGCCCTGCGCCATCGCCTGACCAATCGTGGCCAGGACAGCGGCGAGATCATCGAGCAGCGCATGCGTGAAGCCGTCAGTGAGATGAGCCACTACGTCGAATATGACTACTTGCTGATCAACGATGACTTCGCCCACGCACTGAGCGACCTAAAGGCTATTTTCCGCGCCAACCGGCTGCTGCAAAGCCCGCAACAGCAACGCCACAGCGGCCTGCTGAGCGAGTTACTGGTCTGA
- a CDS encoding YicC/YloC family endoribonuclease has translation MIHSMTAFARAEQASANGTLSWELRSVNHRYLEPHLRLPEAFRDLEGAVREALRNGLSRGKVECTLRFSDDNAGKALQVDLERAAQLVTAAESVASLIKQPAALNPLEVLGWPGVLVADAADPQALNKTALTLFTEALDELKKGRLREGAELAKLLNERLDSIAGEVVALRELVPQMLAAQRQKILDRCAEMQADLDPQRLEQELVMLAQKSDVAEELDRLVTHVSEVRRVLKTGGQAGRRLDFLMQELNREANTLGSKAFDTRSTQAAVNLKVLIEQMREQVQNIE, from the coding sequence ATGATCCATAGCATGACTGCCTTCGCCCGCGCCGAACAGGCGAGTGCCAACGGCACCCTGAGCTGGGAGCTGCGCTCGGTCAACCATCGCTACCTGGAACCTCACCTGCGCCTGCCCGAAGCCTTCCGCGACCTCGAAGGCGCAGTGCGCGAAGCCCTGCGCAATGGCTTGTCGCGCGGCAAAGTCGAATGCACCCTGCGCTTTAGCGATGACAATGCCGGCAAAGCCTTGCAGGTCGATCTAGAGCGCGCCGCGCAGCTGGTCACCGCCGCCGAAAGCGTCGCCAGCCTGATCAAACAGCCCGCCGCGCTTAACCCGCTGGAGGTATTGGGCTGGCCCGGCGTGCTGGTCGCTGATGCCGCCGACCCGCAAGCGCTCAATAAAACCGCACTGACATTGTTCACCGAAGCGCTGGACGAGCTGAAAAAAGGCCGCTTACGTGAAGGTGCCGAACTGGCCAAGCTACTCAACGAGCGCTTGGACAGCATTGCTGGCGAAGTCGTTGCGCTGCGCGAACTGGTACCGCAGATGCTGGCCGCCCAACGGCAGAAGATTCTCGACCGTTGCGCCGAAATGCAGGCCGACCTCGACCCGCAGCGCCTGGAGCAAGAGCTGGTGATGCTCGCGCAGAAAAGCGATGTCGCCGAAGAGCTCGATCGCCTGGTCACCCATGTCAGCGAAGTGCGCCGCGTGCTGAAAACCGGTGGCCAAGCGGGCCGACGCCTGGATTTCCTCATGCAGGAGCTCAACCGCGAAGCCAACACCCTCGGTTCCAAGGCCTTCGACACACGCAGCACCCAGGCCGCCGTCAACTTGAAAGTGCTGATTGAACAGATGCGCGAACAAGTGCAGAACATCGAGTAA
- the rph gene encoding ribonuclease PH — protein MKRPSGRTADQLRSIRITRNYTKHAEGSVLVEFGDTKVICTVSVESGVPRFLKGQGQGWLTAEYGMLPRATGDRNQREASRGKQGGRTLEIQRLIGRSLRAALDMSKLGENTLYVDCDVIQADGGTRTASITGAMVAVIDALKVIKKRGGLKGGDPLKQMIAAVSVGMYQGEPVLDLDYLEDSAAETDLNVVMTSSGGFIEVQGTAEGAPFQPAELNAMLALAQKGMSELFALQQAALAD, from the coding sequence ATGAAACGTCCCAGTGGCCGCACCGCCGATCAGTTGCGCTCGATTCGTATCACCCGCAACTACACCAAGCATGCCGAGGGGTCGGTTCTTGTGGAGTTTGGCGATACCAAAGTGATTTGTACGGTGAGTGTCGAGTCGGGCGTTCCGCGCTTCCTGAAAGGCCAGGGGCAGGGCTGGCTGACCGCCGAGTACGGCATGCTGCCGCGTGCCACCGGTGACCGTAACCAGCGTGAAGCCAGCCGTGGTAAGCAGGGTGGCCGCACCCTGGAAATTCAGCGCTTGATCGGTCGTTCGCTGCGCGCTGCGCTGGATATGTCGAAGCTGGGCGAGAACACCCTGTATGTTGACTGCGACGTGATCCAGGCCGATGGCGGCACCCGTACTGCATCGATTACCGGTGCTATGGTGGCCGTGATTGATGCGCTGAAAGTGATCAAGAAACGTGGCGGTCTGAAAGGTGGCGACCCGCTCAAGCAGATGATTGCCGCTGTGTCGGTCGGTATGTACCAGGGCGAGCCAGTGCTGGACTTGGATTATCTGGAAGACTCTGCCGCTGAAACTGACCTCAACGTGGTGATGACCAGCAGCGGCGGTTTCATCGAAGTGCAGGGTACTGCCGAAGGCGCGCCGTTCCAGCCGGCTGAGTTGAATGCCATGCTGGCGTTGGCGCAGAAAGGTATGAGTGAGCTGTTCGCGCTGCAACAGGCGGCGTTGGCGGACTGA
- a CDS encoding DUF4870 domain-containing protein, whose translation MNDETQAPQPVPGPEARQWAMLCHFAAFLGLVIPFGNLLGPLIVWQIKKDLDPFVDAQGKEALNFQISVALAAMLCFLLMVVVVGFPLLVLVSIAALVLTIIAGIKANEGQAYRYPFAWRLVK comes from the coding sequence ATGAACGACGAGACTCAAGCGCCACAGCCGGTTCCCGGCCCGGAAGCCCGCCAGTGGGCAATGTTGTGCCACTTCGCGGCCTTTCTCGGGCTGGTGATTCCCTTTGGCAATCTGCTTGGGCCGTTGATCGTCTGGCAGATCAAGAAGGACCTTGATCCGTTCGTTGATGCCCAGGGCAAGGAGGCGCTGAACTTTCAGATCAGCGTGGCCTTGGCGGCGATGCTGTGTTTCTTGCTGATGGTGGTGGTCGTGGGCTTCCCGCTGCTGGTGCTGGTCAGCATTGCGGCGCTGGTGTTGACCATTATTGCTGGAATCAAGGCCAATGAAGGCCAGGCGTATCGCTATCCCTTTGCCTGGCGCTTGGTCAAATAA
- a CDS encoding exodeoxyribonuclease III has protein sequence MRIISVNVNGIHAAVERGLLSWLQAQNADVICLQDTRASAFELDDQAFQLDGYFLYACDAEVPNQGGVALYSRLQPKAVISGLGFEMADRYGRYLQADFDKVSIATLLMPSGQQGDESLNQKFKFMDDFTHYLDKQRRKRREYIYCGSLYVAHQKLDVKNWRDCQQSPGFLAPERAWMDEVIGSMGYVDALREVSREGDQFSWWPDSEQAELLNLGYRFDYQLLTPGLRRSIRSARLPHQPRFSQHAPLIVDYDWMLSV, from the coding sequence ATGCGGATCATCAGTGTGAACGTGAATGGTATTCATGCGGCAGTCGAGCGCGGTTTGCTCAGTTGGCTGCAAGCACAGAATGCCGACGTCATCTGCCTGCAGGACACCCGCGCCTCCGCCTTTGAACTGGACGACCAAGCCTTCCAACTGGATGGCTATTTCCTTTATGCCTGCGATGCAGAAGTACCAAACCAAGGTGGTGTGGCGCTGTATTCGCGGTTGCAACCCAAGGCGGTAATCAGCGGCCTCGGCTTTGAAATGGCCGACCGCTACGGGCGCTACCTGCAGGCTGATTTTGACAAAGTAAGTATTGCCACCCTGCTGATGCCTTCCGGGCAGCAGGGTGACGAGAGCTTGAATCAGAAATTCAAGTTCATGGACGATTTCACCCATTACTTGGACAAGCAGCGCCGTAAGCGCCGCGAGTACATCTATTGTGGCTCGCTCTATGTGGCGCATCAGAAGCTCGACGTGAAGAACTGGCGCGACTGTCAGCAATCACCGGGCTTCCTCGCCCCTGAACGGGCGTGGATGGATGAAGTGATTGGCAGCATGGGCTATGTCGATGCGCTGCGTGAAGTCAGCCGTGAGGGCGATCAGTTCAGCTGGTGGCCAGACAGCGAGCAGGCTGAACTGCTCAACCTGGGCTACCGTTTCGACTATCAGTTGCTCACCCCCGGCCTGCGCCGCAGTATTCGCAGCGCCCGCTTGCCGCACCAGCCGCGCTTCTCACAGCACGCGCCACTGATTGTCGATTACGACTGGATGCTCAGCGTATAG